Below is a window of Plasmodium brasilianum strain Bolivian I chromosome 14, whole genome shotgun sequence DNA.
TAAATATCAGTGGTAGTCAACATGATATTAGTGACGATCATGATAATGATAGAAGAATAAAGGACTATGATgcaaaatattacaaatcaaataattttgataaaaatacaCTTTTAGAAAATCCTAAAaggcttttatttttagaaaataatttcacAAAAGGCGAGGTAGAAGATATGTCTTTTTTTCTCAAGtatcataattttaaaaacatgaaaaattttactaatatgtataataatttatataaaaatgggtTCTATGAACAAGTAatagattatatatatgaaaatgaagGGTTTAAAGTAGAATAtgaagtaaatatatttcaaacaAACAATTCTCATTTTTCGTACGAGTTATTACATTCTCCTATACTTACATTCATTTTAACTATtctatatatctttttaatttttcaatatgGTAATAGAATTATTCAAAACATTGTATCGAAGGAGCATAAACATGCAATGGTCTTGTGTGTTGCTGttgtaatattaatacaGTTAATATCtaactttttattacttataCATTTACTAGTATATTCAAAAAACGGTATTGGAATTGAACTTTTTAAGATATCTTTTAATatactaaattttttaactcaAATTATTATGTGTACCATGTTGCTTTCATTGAGTTATGGCTTAACCATTTTTGAGGCAagatttaacattttttcaagaatcaaaattatatttggTATTATCACCTTCTTCCACGTAAGAATAAATTCCACACACGTATGAACACATATATccgtatgcatatattcaTGTATCACGCAATGAGGaatgcaaaaataaatatattttccatccaaattttaaaatttaaatgcgTAGATTAAACTTTGTAAtccatcttttttttttctttttttttttttcttttagtttaaatgtttataaattatgttctttaagtagtataattttttataatatggtgtttgcattttataaatactgataattatatttttaatttatatgtgtacatatatattgacCACTacctttattatttgtagGTTGTTTTAGTTATATTAGATAACACGTATATTAAGGAATCCTCCTCGAAATATTTTGACAATGATAACATAACCGGATATATCATACTAGCTTTAAGAGTATTGTTAGCAATTGTATATcatgttaatataaataatttatttttagaagCCAAAATAGCCCCTATTCGTaactttttaaagaaaatgtacatatatggtCTATTTTACATATTCTCATTTcccataatttttatgatatgttatatatttgataCTTATTGGAGACAAAGGTTCATGTTGTTTGGAACTGCTTTTCTGCAGTTCATATcaacttattttattataaaaatgttcttAACAAACtcagaatattttaaagtttCGGACATGTCAGC
It encodes the following:
- a CDS encoding integral membrane protein GPR180, with protein sequence MTKIFKRFFIFLGFLVSIIVQNDVKGKVFHGDFNIKKNEKIHYLTKFSCSIGTCEFNIKMRLKDNIFTKLLHNYYKINSRLSNDGEDNVNSKLFNMDYDNAYYVLTNNNLQPLTQRITLMLDIEQNYVNKYEKCFAFGNLRSVHRFKIPFHFKYSDLINSKTYNIKNFINNKHSMSFTSTYSELKNNKYLQSEISNHALLINEKNENYEYKNIYAKTTHRVHVWFLMFDDCYDSFIHNLKLNIRAKLAYWEYLLKASNKKDISNLSSAELNISGSQHDISDDHDNDRRIKDYDAKYYKSNNFDKNTLLENPKRLLFLENNFTKGEVEDMSFFLKYHNFKNMKNFTNMYNNLYKNGFYEQVIDYIYENEGFKVEYEVNIFQTNNSHFSYELLHSPILTFILTILYIFLIFQYGNRIIQNIVSKEHKHAMVLCVAVVILIQLISNFLLLIHLLVYSKNGIGIELFKISFNILNFLTQIIMCTMLLSLSYGLTIFEARFNIFSRIKIIFGIITFFHVVLVILDNTYIKESSSKYFDNDNITGYIILALRVLLAIVYHVNINNLFLEAKIAPIQYFKVSDMSASDLPGGTSSWFNQKTHTY